Genomic segment of Mercurialis annua linkage group LG6, ddMerAnnu1.2, whole genome shotgun sequence:
TTTTCGGATTAGATTTTAGGGATCTAGGTAGTACAGATTATTTCTTAGGCTAACATGCTCTCGTCGACTGTGTTACGAAGTTTGCATCTTATTCGGAAGTTAAATGTAATTTAAAACTATATATCGCAAAAATTATTATGATGTTCTATGAGTCAGCAAGATTTCAGATGGTTTTGAGATGCGAATTGTCATTTCTATGATAATGGACCATATTACATTTATAGTGGATCCAACTACCTTTTATTATTGCAACGAGGAAATATACGTCCGATTCTTTTGCGGAACCTTTTCTTTATAAAGAatgttttgatttcaaatatttatcaGTAATAAAACGTCTATTTTGACTTGAAAACATATGAAAGACAATGGGAAAGAGATACTATTGAACATGAAATTATTTCTAATAATAGAGCATGTAGAGAAAATGTGAAatctatttatcaatttaatactcaataatgatttaaaataaaaatttaattatggaATTCATGTTTTAATTACCGTTTGGATTGGCGGAATTTGGACGAATAAAATTCATAGATTTTTCGCAATCTATGAATTTCGCCGAAATTCACtatttagtatgaaaaaatagcATGATAAttcatgtatttttaaattttctcatgcACTAAAAACCCTCATTTAAATTCTCACCTTCTAGATGGAAAAGTtaaaatccaccattttttatgaactagtttcgcattacgtgctatgcacgtggctcgtaacgtaactcgtcaatgaacatattagtaaatttattataattatatcaattttttatttataattaatattaaattagttaagaatttttgtaaaaataaatataatatattcagttattaaattttttttccatactgaatttattcttcttttggttctataataaccataattaaataattaatttaattttattaataatatctttaaaaataataaaatagaaatttaaataataatatattgccaaatatattattttaattttgtagttcaatcaaactaaaagataggtattcctattaatttggagacaatttagttattttttacatactaaaaactaaattggagataatttagctacctgttctaattagaattttaattacaatagcgATTAATTAAACAGctaattaattaatgactataaaacttttatttaacaataaactgaaaaggattattcagtaaatttgtcttcCCCCAACCCAACCCAAAAGGTTAGTTAAAACAATTACTACAATAATTATCTCATCACTTATGGTTTAATCATCCTAAGCTCTTTTTGAACTTATTAGCAGTCAAAAATTGGAAAGACACAGAAACCATCACCTCTCATCCTGTGGTTGATTAAGAAATTGTACTATAGAAGAGACTTCACCACCAGCATTTCAGAATTTAAACCAGTGCCATGCTTCCCAATCTGCTATTCAACGGCCTTCTGATTCAGCAATACAGGCGTTTTCCAACAGCTTTTCTTACTCAATCACTGCACGCCATACAACAGTCTCAAAATCCGTCTATGAACCTCTTACCACTGCCGTAACTAATATGTGACAAATGCCTCGTGCATTTGTAATCTCATATCCAACTATAACCCGGATTCTTCTTCGTTACTCCTTTCTCGCTCATCAACTTCCTTACATCAGCTGCATCATCCCAAGAGCCTAATGTTCTCAACACATTTGACAGTAATATATACGTTGCATGGTCATTAGGCCacaattttataagtttttccGCAGATCGTGCAGCGATTTCTCTATTTCCATGAACTAAACAAGCACTAAGCAGAGCTTTATATACAGAGGGCCCTGGATCAATAGACATGCCACTAATGATGGCTTCAGCTTCATTAAGATATCCAGCTCGACCAAAAATATCAACAACACTAGCGTAATGCTCTACTTTGAGAGGTTCAAATGATGCATCAACTCTCATCGAGTTGAAATACTCAAGCCCCTTATCTACGAGACCAACGTGGCTGCAAGCCGATAACACAGCAAGAAATGTCGTATTATCCGGTTTAATCTTGGTTTTTCTCATTTGTTCAAACAATTCAATAACTTCATTACCGTATCCATGATGAGCACATCCTGTTAGAAGTGCATTCCATGAGACCACATCACGATCCTCGGTTAACCAAAACACCGTCTTTGCATCATTGATAGCTCCACATCTCGAATACATCGAAACAAGCCCGTTCTGAACGTGCACATCGGTGGCATACCCTGATTTTACGATAAGAGCATGCATTTCCTTACCCTCTTCAAGAGCTGAAACAGCCCCTATTGCTCCCAACATACTAGTAAATGTGTACAAATCCGCATTTATACCAGCATGCCTCATTTTGCAGAAACAAATTATACATTCGACACCATTTCCCAAATTGGAATAACCAGAAATAACCGCATTCCACGAAACTTGATCCTGTAATGTAACACCAGCGCACACCTTTTTAAAATCCTCAACATTGGTACTACATTTTGAATAAACAGTTACAAGAGTAACAGCAATATAAGAATTAGATTCAAAACCGGATCGAATCACACAACAATGGATTTGCTTGCAACAGTCCATACATTCCAGACTAGAAAACGAActtaataaactattataaGTCACACAATTTGCCTTAATACCAAACCGCATCATTTCTCTCACTAAATACATTGCTTCATCATGTTGTTCATTCTGTGCAAATGCAGTAACCATAGAAGTCCAAGTAACAACATTCTTATCCCCAATAGAATTAAAAACTCGCCAAGAATCATCAACACAGCCACACTTCGAATACATATCAACCAAACCCGTCCCCACGAAGGCATTACAATCAAACCCGGTTTTCATAATCAGTCCATGAACTTGAGCTCCGACCACTCCATCCTTCAATTGCGAACAACCCGCAAGACAAGCCGAAACACTAAACGAACTCACATATCTTATCTCCCGTAAAGTACTGACAAACAATTGAACAGCAACAAATGGGCAATCTGCATTCAAATACCCAGAGATCAACGAATTCCAAGTGACAACATTTCGTTCaggcatttcatcgaacacctTCTGAGCGCTTTGAATCTCATTACATTTTGCATACATATCAACAGCAGCGCTGCATACATGGGGATTTGAAATGAATCCCATTTTAATAATTGTGGAGTGTAATTGAATACCCGTGTAAATAAAAGCAAATTTGGCGCAAATTGAGAGAAGTTTGTTGAGGAAGTAAGGGTTTGAAAAGGACCCATTTGTTAGAAATTGAGCAAAAAGGACTGAACCGGAGATTTGGTAGCTATGGCAGGAGTAATCTTGTTCTGTGGTACTGGTGATGTGGTATTTGTGCAGAAGTAAAGCGCGGGAAAGGAGAAGATTGGTGGGTTTGAAAGCTGTGTGTAGGTTGCGTCGAAGTTGAGAAGTAGAGAAACGCAAGCTCATAGTATGTAGGGGTCTTCCGTGGGGTTAATCTGATGCACAAATTTACACATTGGGTTAAAAtcttaatattttgattaaaaaaggattaaaatcataataaattattgattaataaaTAACTGCCATTAATAAGATAGAAAAGATTTAActttaacaaaaattgaaaagttggttaattatgataaatttattagtaattatatttgttttggaCATCAAAAATAATACTCCATCCGTTTTCAGTTTGCTTGTCACTTTTTTCACGCATATtagaactattttaaatattttaatgtatttattcTATACTCCTCGTTcttattttagaaatataatattgttaattaattttattcattaatttaCATATCACGCCCGTTATTATAAAGGATAACAAAGAAAATATGtgttaataacataaaaataaaattattttaagatatcaaaaatataaaaaatgataaataaagtGAGACGAGGCGTTTTTTATTTTGAAGGGATAGAGAAAAACAAAactagaaataaaaataattaataaatttttttatttttaagggataatatcttttatatttagACAGACTCTATTGCATAGTTTTAAATTTGCACACCGGGATCAGTGACTAACCATAAACCCAAAATGGCTAACCCAGTGGCTAAACCGCACCCTGGTTGACCCAATCCCCTTCCCTAAAACcccattttcatttcatttatcTCTTCGCCACTCTCTCCACCACACTCAACACTCAGCCATGTCCTCCTTCGCCGCCCCCACCAATCTCATCACCAACGCTCCTCTctcttcctcctcctccttACCCTCCCGTCGCAATTCACGCGCCTCCTCTTCAGCCACCGGACCACGCGCTTCCTCTTTTAAATGTGATCTCTCCTCCTCATCATCCCCCTCCCCTTCCCAAAACCCTAAAAACCAACAACATTCCCTCCTCAAAACCCTAACCACTCCTCTCTCCGTCGCCTCCGCTTGCGCCGCTTCCACTCTCTTCCTCCGCCTCACTCCCTTCTCTTCCCCCTTCAATGGTAACTTCTTCGGCGGCGGTGGAGGTAGCggaggtggaggtggaggtggagACGGATTTAACTCAAACGGCGGTGGAGGCGGTGGCGGAGATTCCGGAGGATTTTGGAACAAACTGTTTACGCCAGCGCCGGCAATTGCTGATGAGTCACAGTCGCAAGAGTTTGACTCTCATGGATTACCAGCTAACATAGTAGTTCAATTAAACAAACTCAGCGGTTTTAAGAAATATAAACTCTCCGATATTCTTTTCTTCGACCGACGTCGTTTCGCCACCGTCGGCACTGAGGATTCCTTTTTCGAAATGGTGTCGCTCCGGCCGGGCGGGATTTACACCAAAGCGCAGCTACAAAAGGAGCTGGAAACCCTAGCTACCTGCGGAATGTTCGAGAAGGTTGACATGGAAGGCAAAACTAACCCCGACGGAACCCTAGGGGTTACCATTTCGTTCACCGAGAGTACGTGGCAGTCAGCTGATAAGTTTAGGTGTATTAACGTAGGCTTAATGCAGCAgtcgaaaccaatcgaaatggATGCTGATATGACTGATAAGGAGAAATTGGAGTATTATAGGAGTCAAGAGAAGGATTATAAGAGGAGGATTGAGAAGGCGCGACCGTGTTTGTTGCCCATGTCTGTGCACAGAGAAGTGCTGCAGATGTTGAGGGATCAAGGGAAGGTTAGCGCGAGATTGTTGCAGAAGATTAGAGACAGAGTGCAGAGATGGTATCATGATGAAGGGTATGCGTGTGCTCAGGTTGTGAATTTCGGGAATTTGAATACGAAAGAAGTTGTTTGTGAGGTTGTTGAAGGGGATATTACGCAGTTGGCTCTTCAGTTTCAGGATAAACTTGGGAATGTTGTCGAAGGGAATACTCAACTTCCTGTTGTTAAAAGAGAGTTGCCTAAGCTGGTAAGGGAATGTGCTTGAGCTTAAGAATGCGGTTACTAGcacaattattatttgatttcattGAACAAATTTGCATGAAAGCTTATTTAAGGAACAAGAATTATCTATTCATAACTTGATGAACAAATTTATCATTTGATGTGTTACTTGCTGTTAAGTGAATTTTTAGTCCAGAGAACATGATTTACTTCTACTGTTGTGTTTTTCATGGAGGTTAATGAATGATTGTTACTTTGTTATTGTTCAGTATCAAACCTTGCTTGTAATTGGAACTGCTATAGCAACTGAATGATTGTTACTTTGTATCTACATCCTACATAGTGTCTCTCAGTGTTTAAAGTCTAATTTATGCTGTTTAGCTTCAATAAGGTCAGGTTTTAAGCAATGCAGATTTAATATTGGCTTAGATCTTATATGGATATGTTTGATTTTGCAGCAAATTAGGTTCTATAACTAGTAGAGTGGCaaaatttgtttatttctgaAGTCATTGTACCCTACAAATGCTTGTTAACCACTAGGAGTTAGTGATTATGAAGTCCAGAAGAATTTTGCTAGGACTACATGTTTACACACCTTGATCCCTACATCATTTAATGTGTGACTGTTATTCTAATGTCTAACTTTTAATCTTGGGGCACATGATGTAGTTGAGTATTGTTATGTTAGTTTTTAGAGTATGTTTCCTAACAGGGGACCCAGAATCCTGTTTTTGCTTTTGGTTGTTTGTCATTTGTAACTGATAAGGTGATATATGATGAGGGCTTATTTACTTATGTGATCGGTGCGTGAATTTGGGttgcaatttaattttagttttcacTTTAGGTGCATGCGTGCTTCCTTACATCAGAAATTATCTGCTGAGTTTGTAGACTTGCTCTTCCAATTGAAAGATTGTTAACTTTTGTATTCATATTCAGCCCCAAGTTCCAAACTTTTTTGCACTGATTCAGTGGTTGTATTTTAATTGGTGACCTGCAGCTTCGACAAGGTCAAGTTTTTAACATTGAAGCTGGAAAACAAGCTCTCAGGAACATAAACTCGTTAGCCTTATTTTCAAATATTGAAGTGAACCCAAGGCCTGATGAGAAGAATGAGGGAGGAATAATTGTTGAGATCAAGCTTAAAGAACTCGAGCCAAAATCAGCTGAAGTTAGCACTGAATGGAGTATTGTACCTGGCCGTGGAGGGCGTCCCACTTTGGTAAGTGTTTTAGTCATGTACTTTGGATTTGTTGGAAAATCAATAGAGATTTCATTTGAGGCTCAACACcatgatttaatttaaaaattatgttcaGGCATCATTCCAGCCAGGTGGAACTGTTTCTTTTGAACATCGGAATATCAAAGGGCTGAATAGATCCATTCTTGGTTCAATAACCACAAGCAATTTCTTTTTGCCTCAGGTGACTTATCATGAATATCTATCTTTTCCTCAATCCTCATCAATTATCTTAAATGCTTCATTATTTTTTGCCTAATATTTCATATTTGTAAATGCACTTGGTTAATCTATCCATCAGGATGATCTTGCCTTTAAGCTAGAGTATGTTCATCCATATTTGGATGGTGTGTATAATCCACGCAACCGCACTCTTCGTGCAAGTTGCTTCAACAGCCGAAAACTTAGTCCAGTCTTTACTGGTGGGCCAGGAGTGGATGAAGTCCCTCCTATTTGGGTTGATCGTGGTGGCCTAAAAGCCAACATTACTGAGGTAATTGGCAATGCCTTGCACATGTCTAATGTTGTTTCAGAAGCATTTTGAATTCTATCAAGTGTTTATCTAACATgtgctttttaaaatttttgaaaCAGAATTTCACCCGTCAGAGTAAATTTACTTATGGAATTGTGATGGAAGAGATAACAACACGAGATGAAAGCAGCCATATATCTGCAAATGGTCAAAGAGTGTTGCCAAGTGGAGGAGTTAGTGCAGACGGACCTCCAACAACCCTCAGCGGTACTGGTATTGACCGAATGGCATTTCTACAAGCAAATATCACTCGTGATAACACGAAGTTTGTAAATGGAGCTGTAGTTGGTGAGAGGAATGTATTTCAGGTAAACTCGTCCTCTTTAATCTTACGGGTGTTTGCAATTAGTTTTATTGTAAGCGTTGATGTCAAGTAAAACATTTTCTGAGCCACTAAGCTCTGTGTCTGTTTTTGCTTTTACATACAAACTTTCATTTGTTATCTCTATTTTCTGTGTATAGTGAGattaggaaaagaaaaaaattctggTGTCTGATTAAATTTAGGACTACAAGTATTGAGTAGAATTTTGAGTGCAAGTAGTGTATTTGAAATGGAAGCTAGTACACTGCTATTGCTTCTTCCTGAGCTGCATAATGCTCTAGGTTGACTAAAAAGATTATGCAGCCCTGGAGTTCAAATTTTGCTATGCTGTGAAAAAATTGCTATCCAGTTCAAATATTGCTATGCATAGATTATGAGTTTGACATTGTGTAGTCGTTTTCTCTTCGTGTACAAGAATATTTTCCAATCTCGATCTGTCTCTTTTATATGAAGTATATTGACATCTTTTGTGTGAACTGCAGGTGGACCAAGGCCTTGGGATTGGTAGCAAATTTCCATTCTTTAACCGTCACCAACTTACTATCACGCAGTTTATACCACTGAAGCAAGTGGAAGAAGGTGCTGGTAAACCACCACCACCTATCCTTGTCCTAAATGGGCATTATG
This window contains:
- the LOC126686017 gene encoding pentatricopeptide repeat-containing protein At4g13650-like, which encodes MGFISNPHVCSAAVDMYAKCNEIQSAQKVFDEMPERNVVTWNSLISGYLNADCPFVAVQLFVSTLREIRYVSSFSVSACLAGCSQLKDGVVGAQVHGLIMKTGFDCNAFVGTGLVDMYSKCGCVDDSWRVFNSIGDKNVVTWTSMVTAFAQNEQHDEAMYLVREMMRFGIKANCVTYNSLLSSFSSLECMDCCKQIHCCVIRSGFESNSYIAVTLVTVYSKCSTNVEDFKKVCAGVTLQDQVSWNAVISGYSNLGNGVECIICFCKMRHAGINADLYTFTSMLGAIGAVSALEEGKEMHALIVKSGYATDVHVQNGLVSMYSRCGAINDAKTVFWLTEDRDVVSWNALLTGCAHHGYGNEVIELFEQMRKTKIKPDNTTFLAVLSACSHVGLVDKGLEYFNSMRVDASFEPLKVEHYASVVDIFGRAGYLNEAEAIISGMSIDPGPSVYKALLSACLVHGNREIAARSAEKLIKLWPNDHATYILLSNVLRTLGSWDDAADVRKLMSEKGVTKKNPGYSWI
- the LOC126688272 gene encoding protein TOC75-3, chloroplastic, whose translation is MSSFAAPTNLITNAPLSSSSSLPSRRNSRASSSATGPRASSFKCDLSSSSSPSPSQNPKNQQHSLLKTLTTPLSVASACAASTLFLRLTPFSSPFNGNFFGGGGGSGGGGGGGDGFNSNGGGGGGGDSGGFWNKLFTPAPAIADESQSQEFDSHGLPANIVVQLNKLSGFKKYKLSDILFFDRRRFATVGTEDSFFEMVSLRPGGIYTKAQLQKELETLATCGMFEKVDMEGKTNPDGTLGVTISFTESTWQSADKFRCINVGLMQQSKPIEMDADMTDKEKLEYYRSQEKDYKRRIEKARPCLLPMSVHREVLQMLRDQGKVSARLLQKIRDRVQRWYHDEGYACAQVVNFGNLNTKEVVCEVVEGDITQLALQFQDKLGNVVEGNTQLPVVKRELPKLLRQGQVFNIEAGKQALRNINSLALFSNIEVNPRPDEKNEGGIIVEIKLKELEPKSAEVSTEWSIVPGRGGRPTLASFQPGGTVSFEHRNIKGLNRSILGSITTSNFFLPQDDLAFKLEYVHPYLDGVYNPRNRTLRASCFNSRKLSPVFTGGPGVDEVPPIWVDRGGLKANITENFTRQSKFTYGIVMEEITTRDESSHISANGQRVLPSGGVSADGPPTTLSGTGIDRMAFLQANITRDNTKFVNGAVVGERNVFQVDQGLGIGSKFPFFNRHQLTITQFIPLKQVEEGAGKPPPPILVLNGHYGGCVGDLPSYDAFILGGPYSVRGYNMGELGAARNILELGAEIRIPVKNTHVYAFAEHGNDLGSSKDVKGNPTEVYRRMGHGSSYGVGVKLGLVRAEYAVDHNTGTGSLFFRFGERY